The Tenebrio molitor chromosome 7, icTenMoli1.1, whole genome shotgun sequence region GCCGATTAAGATTACAAAATACTAACATTTTTGCGAGAATCGGGAAGTTGAACTTCCACAAGATAACGCAACAGTCGGTCGAAGATAAAAGTTTCCGTTCGGTACATATTCCATATTTTGGTAACGTCCTTAAAACAACCTTAACAACTGATAGGTATCGCCCGGTGTTCTCGCGTGATTCCTCAATGTCGTTTTAAGGATACGGATGATTTTCATAGacgcaaaatttttaattagttgaATTGAGACGCGCCGTACAAAATGTCGTTATTTTTGATTCGTAGGGAATGGCCTTCACTTTGGAGGAGCGTCAGGCTTTGGGCATCCACGGCCTCCTCCCCGCCAGGGTGAAAACCCAAGAAGAGCAAGTGGAGCATTGTTGCGCGTGTCTCCAACGTCTCGACGATGACCTCAACAAATACATTTTCCTGATGAGCCTCCTTGTAAGTCTCACTCATCGATCCAAGTCCCCTTTTAACTTCCATAATTACTTGTCCAGGATCGCAACGAAAGATTGTTCTATCGCCTGATCGGCGACAACGTGCAAGAGTTGATGCCTCTGGTGTACACCCCGACTGTGGGTTTGGCCTGTCAGAAATTCGGTCTGGTGTACCGCCGCCCTAGAGGGTTGTTCATTACAATCCACGACAAGGGGCACGTTTACGAAATCTTGAAAAATTGGTAGGTGGGGTGGATCTTCCGGAGAAAGGATTTTTGATTGGGTTTTCAGGCCGGAGATGGACGTCCGAGTCATCGTCGTGACGGATGGTGAGCGTATTCTGGGCTTGGGGGATTTGGGAGCGTGCGGTATGGGCATACCCGTGGGCAAATTGGCGCTGTATACGGCCCTGGCCGGTATAAAGCCCCACCAATGTCTGCCCATCACTCTGGACGTCGGAACCAACACCGAAAAAATGCTGAACGACCCTCTCTACATCGGCCTAAAACAGAAGCGCGTCAGGGGCCAAGAATTCGACGACTTCATGGAGGAGTTCATGACATCGGTCGTGCGGCGGTGGGGCATGAACACCCTCATTCAATTCGAAGACTTCGGAAATGCCAACGCTTTCCGCTTGTTAAGTAAAAATCGCCGCTGGTGCCGCCACTCTCACATTAATTCTTGCAAAATTCAGATAAATACAGGGACGACTACTGCTGTTTCAACGATGACATTCAGGGCACCGCCAGCGTGGCGGTTGCTGGACTCTTGGCCTCCCTTCGGGTCACGAAAACGCGCCTCTCGGAAAACACGATCGTCTTTCAGGGAGCCGGCGAGGCCTCCCTCGGCATAGCTGGGCTGTGCACCATGGCCATGAAAGCCGAGGGCACATCGGAAGAGGAGGCCCGCAAAAAGATCTGGATGGTGGATTCGAAAGGTTTGATCGTCAAAAATCGACCCGAAGGAGGAGTCAGCGAGCACAAAGCGCCCTACGCCCAAGATCACGCCCCCATCAAAACTCTCGCTGAGGTGGTGCAGACGGTCAAGCCGACCATTCTGATCGGGGCCGCTGCAATCGGGGGTGCCTTCACCCCCGAGATCTTGCAGGAGATGGCGAAGAATAACAAGACGCCGATCATCTTCGCTTTGAGTAATCCCACCGCAAAAGCCGAATGTACTGCCGAACAAGCGTACGAACACACTGATGTAAGTTCTGCGGGACAACACTCGATGCAATCTTACTGACTTGAGTTTGATAATTAGGGAACTTGCATTTTCGCCAGCGGCAGTCCATTCAAACCTGTCACGTACAAAGGAAAGACGTTCCATCCAGGACAGGGAAATAACTCGTACATGTTCCCCGGGATTGGATTGGCCGCGATCTGCGTGGGCATGCGAACGATTGGAGAGGATGCGTTTTTGATTGCTGCGgaggtaaatattttattattgtttgatAGATATTGTCCGTTACAAGTGACAGTTGGAGATAAAAACAATGTGAGATTGTTTCGAGATAAACTGCTTTCAGATTATTAAGAGCAGATAAAAACGAAATGTAAGAAGTCGTGATACAATCGTATAGGTTGGTCCCTGGATTAGATCATTAACTTAAAACAAAGACACCGgtcgtaaaaataaaatttcgacTGATATTGGCCCACTATCGGTTTAAACAAACACTCAAGTGTAAGATAACGCACAAATGTATCAGAAAGTAAATAATACTTGCGGGTCTAGTAAGTATTTATACAGGTTtgctttatcacaaatttttcttaaatatcaatcaaaaaagtaaacaacacATTTTCTATCGTAAGTTTTTTTgatcaaattagaaaaaaaaacagataatctacaaaataattacctaacAATATTTATAATATGAAAATTCATGAAACGAAATAATTATTACCTGGCGATTTACAAAAACAGACGAAAATAGAGCAGTAATTTCTTTAAGCTTGGTATGTTGTATTTCGTTAATTGCAGCGAATtggtaaaatttgttttcacaAAGCTAATAATAGATAATG contains the following coding sequences:
- the Men gene encoding NADP-dependent malic enzyme, encoding MIYIRRIHTNNLQLLSSANSSNVAVVRTISRMFEYFSNVVAKSELQNGHRLDTGNHKANDVRYVHSVNMSSYARDRLGQWGSGDGVSPSTLSGLDRLRHPGVTKGMAFTLEERQALGIHGLLPARVKTQEEQVEHCCACLQRLDDDLNKYIFLMSLLDRNERLFYRLIGDNVQELMPLVYTPTVGLACQKFGLVYRRPRGLFITIHDKGHVYEILKNWPEMDVRVIVVTDGERILGLGDLGACGMGIPVGKLALYTALAGIKPHQCLPITLDVGTNTEKMLNDPLYIGLKQKRVRGQEFDDFMEEFMTSVVRRWGMNTLIQFEDFGNANAFRLLNKYRDDYCCFNDDIQGTASVAVAGLLASLRVTKTRLSENTIVFQGAGEASLGIAGLCTMAMKAEGTSEEEARKKIWMVDSKGLIVKNRPEGGVSEHKAPYAQDHAPIKTLAEVVQTVKPTILIGAAAIGGAFTPEILQEMAKNNKTPIIFALSNPTAKAECTAEQAYEHTDGTCIFASGSPFKPVTYKGKTFHPGQGNNSYMFPGIGLAAICVGMRTIGEDAFLIAAEALAGLVKDEDLAKGSLYPPLSTIQDCSVTIATRLCEYAYKIGTASVCPKPDDMECFIRGQMYNTEYPPAIPSTYSFPKQ